One window of the Salvelinus fontinalis isolate EN_2023a chromosome 2, ASM2944872v1, whole genome shotgun sequence genome contains the following:
- the LOC129830175 gene encoding integrator complex subunit 1-like isoform X1, whose protein sequence is MMNRPKPTTIRRPSAAKPSGHPPPGDFIALGSKSGGESKAPAVLLKPASTLPTDRKRETSSSLPSSSGLSGLVKRPKISSTPPVSALGRLADVAAVDKRAISPSIKEPSVVPIEVPPAVLLDEIENAEQDGNDDRIEGVLCGAVKQLKMNRAKPDITLYLSLMFLAKIKPNLFATEGIIEALCSLLRRDASINFKAKGNSLVSVLACNLLMAAYEEDENWPEIFVKVYIEDSLGERIWVDSSHCKDFVDNIQTAFSTKMPPKSMLLQLQTDTGRSGGDISAGSSPHPSTPDEDDSQTELLIAEEKLSPEDDGQVMPRYEELSESVEDYVLDVLKDQLNRRQPMDNVSRNLLRLLTATCGYKEVRLMAVQRLEMWLQNPKLTRPAQDLLMSLCMNCNSHGADDMEVISNLIKIRLKPKVILNHYMLCVRELLNAHKDNLGTMVKLVIFNELSNARNPNNMQVLHTLLQHSPEQAPKFLAMVFQDLLTNKDDYLRASRALLREIIKQTKHEINFQSFCLGLMQERKEATYVDMEFKERFVIQVTDLLTCSMMLGITAQVKEAGVAWDKGEKKNLDGLRSFQNNIAAIQRDAVWWLHSVVPTIAKVPSKDYIHCLHKVLFTEQPETYYKWDNWPPESDRNFFLRLCSEVPLLEDTLMRILVIGLSRDLPLGPADAMELADHLVKRAAGVQSDGTTSATAMDLDVLRVERLQLIDAVLNLCTYHHPENIQLPAGYTPPNLAIATLYWKAWLLLLVVAAFNPQQIGLAAWDGYPTLKMLMEMVMTNNYSYPPCTVADEETKTEMINREMQVSQREKQEILAFESHLAAASTKQTITESNSLLLSQLTSLDPQGPPRKPPPAVQEQVKSLNQSLRLGHLLCRSRNPDFLLNIIQRQASSQSMPWLADLVQSSEGSLDVLPVQCLCEFLLHDAADDNLPIEDDEEGESKEQRAKKRQRQQKQRQLLGRLQDLLLGPKADEQTTCEVLDYFLRRLSSSQVASRVLAMKGLSLVLTEGGLKDGEERDQPMEEDSRDAELLPGYQWLLQDLPKLPLFDSVRGMTSTALQQAIHMETDPQTISAYLIYLSQHAPVEEQASHNDLALDVARLIVERSTIMNSLFSKYSCRPESDAVLSALISIFSSYIRRMRKTKEGEDLYSWSESQDQVFLRWTTGETATMHILVVHAMVILLTLGPPKEESDFFNLLDIWFPDKKPLPTAFLVDTSEEALLLPDWLKLRMIRSEVSRLVDAALQDLEPQQLLLFVQSFGIPVSSMSKLLQYLDQAVSHDSQTLEQNIMDKNYMAHLVEVQHERGATGGHTFHGLLSSSLPPRRDSTEVNRAKVTVETPSGSLKMRANQIPVIGPEDDLTGMLLQMFPLKVDHRRPSPPPRPLSLALQQALAQELVRARQGGQPQQGGMSVRLLQALTALLSSAHAGALVMAMNRSHALSCPMLRQLHLYQRLVSQDVAFSSLFFKAVMEMMTWLENPAVEAGPLRPLLKSFAGQYSQKHRLTDVRTGFLHLAEALAYRRDSEVAVRAIIATLKAGERCNAEPELIGKVLQGLVEGKSPYLEELLALLMTIGTETGTGSTTGGPVAMVIALLLQETEEQAVKMEVDTNNSSSEVTKTGSSSGLLVDWLGLLDPEVTSVCPDLQRKLLFALNKGKGTPSYRPYLLALLTHQSNWTTLHQCISALLSKQQDQRLDPSSALDFLWACSHIPRIWQGRDQKTPQKQTDTFVLRLNPEELISLVDLIISESELNSRGDSSPPANAAVNAKSTLDHTSCSLIQSRLPLLHSCCHGDLERVKNVSEYLINCTKKWGDSVMSKRCQNLLLQLYLHFPEVIQHVTLPDATLSSEGAADGTTCKHDVLVHRLVTLLGDTGDTKSAENRMSDANLACRKLAVSHPVLLLRHLPMIGALLHGRIHLNFQEFRSQNHLTFFSNVLAILELLQPLVFHSEHQRALQDCLLSFMKILQNLRRPRMHPLAVFSKYVQFIQKYITHDAATAIPYLQKHSDILQGLSSEHPDLLLKSLLAGLTLPVKTGSSDSSAEDRDDESSSGSLPMVSISASVPLTAADMTKYLKKISRGEAIEDVLEVLTEVEDKSKRNPEIIQYFTNDLQRLMSSTEELCRSMAFSLALRCIQNNPCTAADFLPTFMYCMGSGNFDVVQTALRNLPEYVLLCQEHADILLHKAFLVGIYGQIDTSSMISESMKVLHMEATT, encoded by the exons ATGATGAATCGTCCCAAGCCTACAACGATCAGGCGGCCTAGTGCTGCAAAGCCCTCAG GTCACCCTCCTCCTGGAGATTTCATAGCATTGGGGTCAAAGAGTGGCGGAGAGTCCAAAGCACCTGCAGTTCTCCTTAAGCCAGCGTCCACCTTACCCACTGACCGTAAACGAGAGACTTCCTCGTcacttccatcctcctctggcctGTCCGGCCTCGTGAAGCGCCCCAagatctcctctacccctcctgtcAGCGCCCTAGGACGACTGGCTGATGTGGCAGCAGTGGACAAAAGGGCTATATCGCCTTCGATCAAGGAGCCCTCAGTGGTGCCCATAGAAG TCCCCCCAGCAGTGCTCCTGGATGAGATTGAGAATGCAGAGCAGGATGGAAATGATGATCGCATTGAAGGGGTGCTCTGTGGAGCTGTCAAACAGCTGAAGATGAACCGGGCTAAACCTGACATAACACTATACCTCAGCCTCATGTTCCTGGCCAAGATTAAGCCCAATCTCTTCGCCACTGAAGGCATTATTGAG GCCTTGTGCAGTCTCCTTCGCCGGGATGCCTCCATCAACTTCAAAGCAAAGGGCAACAGTCTGGTGTCTGTGCTAGCCTGCAACCTGCTGATGGCAGCCTATGAGGAGGATGAGAACTGGCCAGAGATCTTTGTCAAA GTGTACATTGAGGACTCTTTGGGGGAGCGAATTTGGGTAGACAGTTCCCATTGTAAGGATTTTGTGGACAATATCCAGACTGCCTTCAGTACCAAAATGCCTCCAAAGAGTATGCTGCTGCAGTTGCAGACTGACACTGGCCGTTCCGGTGGAGATATCAGTGCAG GGAGCAGTCCTCACCCCTCCACCCCAGATGAGGATGACAGCCAGACTGAATTGCTGATTGCTGAGGAGAAACTTAGTCCTGAAGATGATGGACAAGTTATGCCAAG GTACGAGGAGCTGTCTGAGAGTGTGGAGGACTATGTTCTAGATGTCCTGAAGGACCAGTTGAACCGCAGGCAGCCCATGGACAATGTGTCCCGTAACCTGCTGCGTCTGCTCACTGCCACCTGTGGCTACAAGGAGGTGCGGCTTATGGCTGTGCAGAGGCTGGAGATGTGGCTGCAGAATccaaag CTGACCCGTCCAGCTCAGGACCTTCTCATGTCTCTCTGTATGAACTGCAACTCCCATGGAGCGGACGACATGGAGGTGATCTCCAACCTCATCAAGATCCGCCTGAAACCTAAAGTCATCCTCAATCACTACATGCTCTGTGTCAG GGAGCTACTGAATGCACACAAAGACAACCTGGGAACTATGGTGAAGCTGGTGATCTTCAACGAGCTGTCCAATGCCAGGAACCCCAACAACATGCAAGTCCTTCACACACTGCTCCAGCACAGCCCAGAGCAGGCCCCTAAG TTCCTGGCCATGGTGTTCCAGGACCTGCTGACCAATAAGGATGATTACCTGCGTGCCTCTCGAGCATTGCTGCGAGAGATCATCAAACAGACCAAGCACGAGATCAACTTCCAGTCCTTCTGCCTGGGTCTGATGCAGGAAAGGAAGGAGGCCACCTACGTCGACATGGAGTTCAAA GAACGCTTTGTGATCCAGGTGACAGACCTGCTCACGTGCTCCATGATGCTGGGCATCACAGCTCAGGTCAAGGAGGCTGGCGTTGCGTGggacaaaggagagaagaaga ATCTGGATGGTCTGAGATCCTTTCAGAATAATATCGCTGCCATTCAGAGGGATGCTGTGTGGTGGCTTCACTCTGTTGTTCCCACTATTGCCAAAGTGCCATCCAAGGACTATATACACTG TCTTCACAAGGTGCTTTTCACAGAGCAACCAGAGACCTACTACAAGTGGGATAACTGGCCCCCTGAGAGCGACAGAAA TTTCTTCCTGCGGCTGTGCTCTGAAGTGCCTCTGCTGGAGGACACTCTGATGCGTATCCTGGTCATCGGACTGTCCCGTGACCTGCCCCTGGGCCCGGCCGACGCCATGGAGCTGGCGGACCACCTGGTGAAGAGGGCGGCCGGGGTCCAGTCTGATGGTACAACATCTGCAACAGCAATGG ATCTGGATGTGTTGAGAGTAGAGCGGCTCCAGCTGATTGACGCAGTGCTGAACCTGTGCACCTACCACCACCCAGAGAACATTCAGCTTCCTGCGGG CTATACTCCTCCGAACCTGGCGATAGCCACACTCTACTGGAAAGCGTGGCTCCTGCTACTTGTGGTGGCCGCTTTCAATCCACAGCAAATAG GCTTGGCTGCCTGGGATGGCTATCCCACACTGAAAATGCTCATGGAGATGGTCATGACAAA TAACTACTCCTACCCTCCATGCACGGTGGCCGATGAGGAGACCAAGACAGAGATGATCAACCGGGAGATGCAGGTGtcccagagagagaagcaggagaTCCTGGCCTTCGAGAGCCACCTGGCGGCTGCCTCCACCAAGCAGACCATCACAGAGAGCAACAGCCTGCTGCTGTCCCAGCTCACCAGTCTGGACCCACA GGGCCCCCCTCGCAAACCCCCACCCGCAGTCCAGGAGCAAGTGAAGAGCCTTAACCAGTCCCTTCGCCTGGGTCACCTCCTCTGTCGCTCTCGCAACCCTGACTTCCTGCTCAACATcatccagagacag GCCTCCTCTCAGTCAATGCCCTGGCTGGCTGATCTGGTGCAGTCCAGTGAGGGGTCCTTAGACGTGCTGCCCGTGCAGTGCCTGTGTGAATTCCTGCTTCACGATGCTGCAGATGACAACTTGCCCATCGAGGATGACGAGGAAGGAGAGAGCAAAGAGCAGAGAGCCAAGAAAAGACAA AGGCAACAAAAGCAGAGGCAGCTCCTTGGACGGCTGCAGGATCTGCTGTTGGGTCCTAAAGCTGACGAACAGACCACGTGTGAGGTGTTGGACTACTTCCTGCGCCGCCTCAGCTCTTCTCAAGTGGCATCAAGAGTCCTGGCTATGAAG GGTCTGTCTCTGGTGCTGACTGAGGGGGGTCtgaaggatggagaggagagggaccagCCCATGGAGGAGGACTCCAGAGATGCTGAGCTCCTGCCAGGATACCAGTGGCTCCTACAGGACCTTCCCAAGCTGCCCCTGTTCGACAGCGTCCGGGGAATGACCTCCACCGCTCTGCAACAG GCCATCCACATGGAGACAGACCCACAGACCATCAGCGCCTACCTCATCTACCTGTCCCAGCATGCACCAGTGGAGGAGCAGGCATCTCACAATGACCTCGCTCTG GATGTGGCCCGTCTGATTGTCGAGCGTTCCACCATCATGAACAGCCTGTTCTCCAAGTACTCCTGCCGGCCCGAGTCAGACGCTGTGCTCTCAGCCCTCATTTCCATCTTCTCCAGCTACatcaggaggatgaggaagaccAAGGAGGGAGAGGACCTCTACAGCTGG TCAGAATCTCAGGACCAGGTGTTTCTGCGTTGGACCACAGGGGAGACGGCCACCATGCACATTCTGGTGGTCCATGCCATGGTCATTCTCCTGACGCTCGGGCCACCCAAAG AGGAGAGTGACTTCTTCAACCTCCTGGACATCTGGTTCCCCGACAAGAAACCCCTCCCCACCGCCTTCCTGGTGGACACCTCCGAGGAGGCCCTGTTGCTACCTGATTGGTTGAAGCTGAGGATGATCCGGTCAGAGGTTTCACGATTGGTGGATGCAG CGCTGCAGGATCTGGAGCCCCAGCAGCTGCTGCTGTTTGTTCAGTCGTTTGGCATCCCCGTGTCCAGTATGAGTAAACTGCTGCAGTACCTGGACCAGGCCGTATCTCACGACTCACAGACACTGGAACAGAACATCATGGACAAGA ACTACATGGCTCATCTGGTGGAGGTGCAGCATGAGCGAGGCGCCACAGGGGGGCACACTTTCCACGGGTTGctcagctcctctctccctcctcgcaGAG ATAGTACTGAGGTGAACAGAGCCAAAGTTACCGTGGAAACTCCTAGTGGCTCCTTGAAGATGAGAGCCAATCAGATCCCAGTGATTGGGCCTGAGGATGACCTCACCGGCATGTTGCTTCAG ATGTTCCCTCTGAAGGTGGACCACCGCAGGCCCAGCCCCCCTCCCCGGCCCCTCTCCTTGGCCCTGCAGCAGGCTCTGGCCCAAGAGCTGGTGCGTGCCAGACAGGGGGGGCAACCCCAGCAGGGTGGGATGTCAGTGCGTCTCCTACAGGCCCTGACTGCCCTGCTCAGCTCTGCCCACGCCGGGGCCCTTGTCATGGCCATGAACCGCAGCCACGCCCTGTCCTGCCCCATGCTGCGCCAGCTGCACCTCTACCAG CGGCTGGTGTCGCAGGACGtggccttctcctctctcttcttcaagGCTGTCATGGAGATGATGACATGGTTGGAGAACCCGGCCGTGGAGGCGGGGCCGCTGCGGCCCTTGCTCAAGTCCTTCGCTGGACAGTATTCCCAGAAGCACCGGCTCACTGATG TTCGTACAGGCTTCCTCCACCTGGCTGAGGCCCTGGCTTATCGGAGGGACTCCGAGGTGGCCGTGAGGGCCATAATCGCCACACTGAAGGCAGGGGAGAGATGTAATGCAGAGCCGGAACTGATAGGCAAAG TGTTACAGGGGCTAGTGGAGGGGAAGTCTCCATATTTGGAGGAACTGCTGGCCTTGCTAATGACTATTGGAACAGAGACGGGGACCGGCTCTACCACCGGAGGCCCTGTTGCCATGGTGATAGCGCTGCTTCTCCAGGAGACTGAAGAGCAAGCCGTGAAAATGGAGGTGGATACAAACAA CAGCAGCTCCGAGGTGACAAAGACTGGGTCCAGCTCAGGGCTGCTTGTTGATTGGCTGGGACTTCTTGACCCTGAGGTCACATCTGTGTGTCCAGACCTTCAGCGGAAGCTGCTCTTTGCTCTCAACAAG GGTAAAGGAACTCCCTCCTACAGACCATACCTTCTGGCATTGCTGACCCATCAGTCCAACTGGACAACTCTTCATCAGTGCATCAGTGCTCTTCTCAGCAAGCAGCAAGACCAGCG ACTGGACCCATCTTCTGCTCTGGACTTCCTGTGGGCCTGCAGTCACATCCCTCGTATCTGGCAGGGCCGGGACCAGAAGACCCCACAG aaacAGACAGATACGTTTGTCCTGCGGTTGAACCCGGAGGAGCTTATCAGTCTGGTGGACCTCATCATATCAGAGTCTGAGCTCAACAGCCGCGGCGACTCCTCGCCCCCTGCCAACGCCGCCGTCAATGCCAAGAGCACCCTGGACCACACCTCCTGCTCCCTCATCCAGTCACGGCTGCCCCTGCTCCACAGCTGTTGCCATGGCGACCTGGAGAGAGTGAAGAACGTCTCGGAATACCTCATCAACTGCACAAAGAAATGGGGAGACAG TGTGATGAGTAAGCGGTGCCAGAACCTCCTGCTCCAGCTCTACCTGCACTTCCCAGAGGTCATCCAGCACGTGACCTTACCTGACGCCACCCTGAGCAGCGAGGGGGCCGCCGACGGCACCACATGCAAG CACGACGTCCTGGTTCACCGTCTGGTCACGTTGCTAGGCGATACGGGAGACACAAAGTCGGCTGAGAACCGGATGTCAGACGCTAACCTGGCCTGCAGGAagctggctgtgtcccaccctgtcctcctcctcag ACACTTGCCGATGATCGGAGCGCTTCTCCACGGACGCATCCACCTCAACTTCCAGGAGTTCCGGAGCCAGAACCACCTGACATTCTTCAGCAATGTGCTGGCCATCCTGGAGCTGCTGCAGCCGTTAGTGTTCCACAGTGAACACCAGAGGGCGCTGCAGGACTGCCTGCTCTCCTTCATGAAGATCCTGCAG AACCTCAGGAGACCTCGTATGCATCCGTTGGCCGTCTTCAGTAAATATGTACAGTTCATTCAGAAGTACATTACCCACGATGCAGCAACAGCCATTCCCTATCTACAGAAGCATTCCGATATCCTTCA GGGGCTCTCGTCAGAGCACCCTGACCTGCTGCTCAAGTCCCTGCTGGCTGGCCTCACCCTGCCTGTGAAGACTGGCTCCTCTGACAGCTCTGCAGAGGACAGAGATG ATGAGTCGTCCTCTGGTTCCCTGCCCATGGTCAGTATCTCAGCCTCCGTTCCACTGACTGCAGCTGACATGACCAAGTACCTGAAGAAGATCTCCAGGGGAGAAGCCATAGAAG ACGTGCTGGAAGTTCTGACCGAGGTGGAGGACAAGTCCAAGAGGAATCCTGAGATCATCCAGTACTTCACT AATGACCTGCAGAGACTGATGAGTTCTACTGAGGAGTTGTGTCGTAGCATGGCCTTCAGCCTGGCCCTGCGCTGTATCCAGAACAACCCGTG CACTGCAGCAGACTTCCTGCCCACCTTCATGTACTGTATGGGCAGCGGGAACTTTGACGTGGTGCAGACAGCGCTTAGGAACCTGCCAGAATACGTGCTGCTCTGTCAAG AGCATGCAGACATCTTACTCCACAAGGCCTTCTTGGTGGGGATCTATGGGCAGATTGACACCAGCTCTATGATCTCTGAGTCCATGAAGGTCCTGCACATGGAAGCAACAACATGA